Proteins found in one Exiguobacterium sp. 9-2 genomic segment:
- the hisS gene encoding histidine--tRNA ligase, whose translation MKLPRGTFDVLPGTVERWQYIEQQLREISKRYNYKEIRTPIFEETELFKRGVGETTDIVQKEMFMLEKRGKDQLTLRPEGTAAVVRSFVTNKLFGSPNQPTKLFYIGPMFRYERPQAGRFRQLHQYGVEALGSEQPAIDAEVISLAMSIYRSFGLKHLKLVINTLGDNESRAAHRAALVEHFKPVVHELCQDCQNRLETNPLRVLDCKVDRDHPSMATAPSILDYLNPASKAYFDEVLLHLDALGIEYVVDPTLVRGIDYYNHTAFEIMSEAEGFGAITTLCGGGRYNGLVEQIGGPATPGIGFGIGIERLLMALENENVLPAVDDRIDVFIVAQGSDEVEKTATRLLQLMRLEGLVADRDYLGRKFKGQFKAADRLKARYTVILGDEEVERGAAALKNMATGEQTDVPLSAVADTIVAKLKEEAQ comes from the coding sequence ATGAAATTACCACGCGGTACGTTTGATGTCCTTCCAGGAACAGTCGAACGTTGGCAGTACATCGAACAACAATTACGTGAAATTAGTAAGCGTTACAACTATAAGGAAATCCGGACGCCGATTTTTGAGGAGACAGAACTCTTTAAACGTGGCGTTGGTGAGACGACGGATATCGTTCAAAAAGAGATGTTCATGCTTGAGAAACGCGGAAAAGACCAGTTGACGTTACGCCCGGAAGGAACGGCTGCCGTCGTTCGTTCATTCGTGACAAACAAACTGTTTGGTTCACCGAACCAACCAACGAAATTATTCTACATCGGCCCGATGTTCCGTTATGAACGTCCGCAAGCAGGACGTTTCCGTCAGCTCCACCAATACGGAGTTGAAGCACTCGGAAGTGAACAACCGGCCATCGATGCGGAAGTAATCAGTCTCGCGATGAGCATCTACCGTTCATTCGGATTGAAGCATCTTAAACTGGTCATCAACACGCTCGGGGATAACGAAAGTCGCGCCGCACACCGGGCAGCACTCGTCGAACACTTTAAGCCAGTCGTTCACGAATTATGCCAGGACTGTCAAAATCGTCTCGAAACGAATCCTCTTCGTGTCCTCGATTGTAAGGTCGACCGCGATCACCCGAGCATGGCAACAGCACCATCGATTCTCGATTACTTAAACCCGGCATCAAAAGCGTACTTCGACGAAGTGTTGCTTCACTTAGATGCACTCGGTATCGAGTACGTCGTTGATCCAACGCTTGTTCGCGGAATCGACTATTACAATCACACGGCGTTCGAAATCATGTCAGAAGCAGAAGGTTTCGGAGCAATCACGACACTATGTGGTGGTGGTCGTTACAACGGTCTCGTCGAACAGATCGGTGGACCGGCAACACCGGGAATCGGATTCGGAATCGGTATCGAGCGTTTATTGATGGCGCTTGAAAATGAGAACGTCTTACCAGCAGTCGACGATCGAATCGATGTCTTCATCGTCGCGCAAGGCAGTGACGAAGTCGAAAAGACAGCGACACGACTCCTACAATTGATGCGTCTTGAAGGACTTGTCGCGGATCGGGATTATCTCGGTCGGAAGTTCAAAGGACAATTTAAGGCAGCAGATCGCTTGAAAGCACGTTACACGGTCATCCTCGGGGATGAAGAAGTCGAGCGTGGTGCAGCTGCCCTCAAAAACATGGCTACAGGGGAACAGACGGACGTTCCGTTATCAGCAGTCGCTGATACGATCGTCGCGAAATTAAAGGAGGAAGCACAATGA
- the aspS gene encoding aspartate--tRNA ligase has protein sequence MIGRTHMNGQVTEEVIGQHVQLKGWVQKRRDLGGLIFLDLRDRSGIVQIVFQPENEQAHRLAESIRSEYVLDIKGHVIARENPNPNIPTGQVEVVADEVVILNAAKMTPFPISEEAEQTSEDLRLKYRYLDLRRPSLQETFRLRSKASNIMRNFLDEQDFLEVETPILTKSTPEGARDYLVPSRVHPGEFYALPQSPQLFKQLLMVSGFERYFQIARCFRDEDLRADRQPEFTQVDIETSFMDIEDLYAMMESMMTRVMKETLGKDIVTPFPRMPYAEAMSRYGSDKPDTRFGLELIDVADAVKGAGFKVFDMALEAGGEVKALNVKGAAERFSRKDIDKLQEFTAIYGAKGLAWVKVTADGLNGPIAKFFDEEATARLTAATDAEAGDLLLFVAAKASIVADSLGALRQKLAKELDLIDESVFNFLWVTDFPLVTYEEEDGRFYANHHPFTMPRREDLELLETDPGKVLAVAYDLVLNGYELGGGSQRIYERDIQERMFKLLGFSEEEANEQFGFLMEAFEYGTPPHAGIALGLDRLVMLLAGRSNLRDTIAFPKTASASDLLTAAPSPVSDAQLNDLSIRTAIKQS, from the coding sequence ATGATCGGACGCACGCATATGAACGGACAGGTGACAGAAGAAGTCATCGGACAACACGTTCAACTTAAAGGATGGGTTCAAAAACGACGTGACTTAGGAGGATTGATCTTCCTTGATCTCCGTGACCGTAGTGGCATCGTCCAAATCGTCTTCCAACCGGAAAACGAGCAGGCACACCGTCTTGCCGAATCGATTCGTTCGGAATATGTCCTCGATATTAAAGGACATGTCATCGCACGTGAGAATCCGAACCCGAACATCCCGACTGGACAAGTCGAGGTCGTCGCGGATGAAGTCGTCATCTTAAACGCAGCGAAGATGACACCGTTCCCGATCAGTGAAGAAGCGGAGCAGACGTCAGAAGATTTACGTCTCAAATACCGTTACCTCGACTTGCGTCGCCCATCGCTCCAAGAGACATTCCGTCTCCGTTCGAAAGCATCGAACATCATGCGGAACTTCCTCGATGAGCAAGACTTCCTGGAAGTCGAGACACCGATCTTAACGAAATCAACGCCAGAAGGCGCACGTGACTATCTCGTCCCAAGCCGGGTTCACCCGGGCGAGTTCTACGCCTTGCCACAATCTCCACAATTGTTCAAACAATTGTTGATGGTGTCTGGTTTTGAGCGGTACTTCCAAATCGCACGTTGTTTCCGTGATGAAGACTTACGTGCAGACCGTCAACCTGAATTCACGCAAGTCGACATCGAGACAAGCTTCATGGACATCGAAGACTTGTATGCCATGATGGAGTCGATGATGACACGCGTCATGAAAGAAACGCTCGGAAAAGATATCGTGACACCATTCCCACGGATGCCGTATGCAGAAGCAATGAGCCGGTATGGTTCGGATAAACCGGATACACGCTTCGGTCTCGAATTGATCGATGTCGCGGATGCCGTCAAAGGAGCAGGATTCAAAGTATTCGATATGGCACTTGAAGCAGGTGGAGAAGTCAAAGCATTGAACGTCAAAGGTGCAGCTGAACGCTTCTCACGAAAAGACATCGATAAGTTACAAGAATTTACGGCGATTTACGGTGCAAAAGGTCTCGCATGGGTCAAAGTGACAGCCGACGGATTGAATGGTCCAATCGCGAAGTTCTTCGACGAAGAAGCAACCGCTCGCTTGACAGCGGCGACAGATGCGGAAGCAGGCGACTTGTTGTTGTTCGTCGCAGCAAAAGCATCGATCGTAGCAGACAGCTTAGGTGCGCTCCGTCAGAAGTTGGCGAAGGAACTCGACTTAATTGATGAGTCGGTCTTCAACTTCCTTTGGGTGACAGACTTCCCACTTGTCACGTACGAAGAAGAAGATGGTCGTTTCTATGCGAACCACCACCCGTTCACGATGCCGCGTCGTGAGGATCTCGAATTGCTCGAGACGGATCCTGGCAAAGTCCTCGCAGTCGCGTATGACCTCGTCTTAAACGGATATGAGCTCGGCGGTGGATCACAACGGATTTATGAACGGGATATCCAGGAGCGGATGTTCAAGTTGCTTGGCTTCTCAGAAGAAGAAGCAAACGAGCAATTCGGCTTCTTGATGGAAGCATTCGAATACGGAACACCACCACATGCGGGGATCGCACTTGGTCTAGACCGTCTCGTCATGTTACTCGCAGGGCGTTCGAACTTGCGTGATACAATTGCCTTCCCGAAAACAGCATCAGCAAGTGATCTGTTGACGGCAGCACCAAGCCCAGTCTCGGATGCGCAATTGAATGATCTCTCAATTCGTACAGCAATCAAACAATCTTAA
- a CDS encoding DNA-3-methyladenine glycosylase gives MERHFFERSPVEVGPDFLGTHITVDEVTMRIVEVEAYLGPHDQAAHSFSGKPTKRTAPMFGPPGHLYVYFTYGMHHCMNIVCGHEGEGYGLLLRGAEIISGHDLVAERRFGCSYAELTAIQRRNLVNGPAKLCQGFGLTTADSGQDLYQDRFRLVADPVDAIVQTTRIGIPNAGEATAYPWRFYVDASEGVSKR, from the coding sequence ATGGAACGACACTTTTTTGAACGATCTCCAGTTGAAGTCGGACCAGACTTCTTAGGAACACACATCACGGTCGATGAGGTAACGATGCGAATCGTCGAGGTCGAAGCCTATCTCGGTCCTCACGATCAAGCGGCACACTCGTTTTCCGGTAAACCGACGAAACGAACGGCACCGATGTTCGGTCCACCCGGACATTTATATGTTTATTTCACGTATGGTATGCATCACTGTATGAATATCGTTTGTGGACATGAAGGGGAAGGATACGGACTGTTGTTACGAGGTGCCGAAATCATCAGTGGGCATGATCTTGTCGCTGAACGCCGTTTCGGTTGTTCCTACGCAGAATTGACGGCGATTCAAAGACGAAATCTCGTCAATGGACCGGCAAAATTGTGCCAAGGATTCGGTCTAACGACTGCTGATTCAGGTCAGGATCTTTATCAAGACCGGTTTCGACTCGTTGCCGACCCAGTCGATGCAATCGTCCAGACGACACGCATTGGTATTCCAAATGCTGGAGAAGCGACGGCCTATCCATGGCGTTTTTATGTCGACGCAAGTGAAGGTGTCAGTAAACGTTAA